GGCGAGCGATCCGGGCAACAGCCAGCGCGAAGCGCGCGCCCGCGCCGAGCGCCACCGTGCCGAGCAGCGCGAGGCCGAGCGCCGGCGCGGCGAGGAACGCGGCGGCTCGCGGCTGTCGCCGGACGAACGCCGCCGGCTGCGCAAGAACCTCTACGACTTCGGACGCGACATCTACCAGGGCGGCTAGCCGCGCGGCTGGAAGTGGCGCAGGAAATCGACGAAGACCTCTGCGGCCAGCTGCGCATCTTCCGCGGTGATGGTCTCCAGCGGGTTGTGGCTGATGCCGCCGTTGCCGCAGCGCACGAACAGCATCGCCACGTCGGTGACACGCTGCATCATCATGGCATCATGGCCGGCCCCGGACGGCAGCTCGAACGCCTGCAGCCCGCGCTTCTTCAGTACCGCCCCGAACTGATCCATCAGCCAGCGCGCGCACGGCGCGTTGTTGACCGGCGGCACGCGTTCCACCTGCGCGCTCAGGCCGCGGCGTTCGGCAATCTGCGCGATGCCGGCGACGATGTCGGCGATAGCGGCTTCGCGGATCGCGTCCTCGCCGGCACGAATGTCCATCGAGAAGGTGCATGCCGCGGGGATGACATTGCTCGAGCCATTCGGCACCTGCACCTGGCCCACGGTGCCGACCAGCGTCGGCGCTGCCGCGCAGCGCTGCTCCACCAGCAGGATCATCTCGGCCGCGCCCGCCGCGGCGTCGCGGCGCATGCTCATCGGCGTGGTGCCGGCGTGGCTGGCCAGGCCTTCGACGCGTACCGAGAAACGGCTGCTGCCGGCGATCTGCGTGACCACGCCCAGCGGCAGGCCATGGTGCAGCAGCACCGGACCCTGTTCGATATGCACTTCGACAAAGCCCAGCAATGACGCCGGATCGAGCGCCGCGTCGCGCAGCGCCTGCAGCGCGCCGGCGCCGGGCAGGCCGGACGCTGCCAGCGCTTCGCGCAGGGTGATGCCGTCGGCGTCCTGGCGTTCGAGCAGCGCGGCGTCGAAGCGGCCGGCCAGCACGCTGCTGGCCAGGAAGCTGGTCTTGAAGCGCAGGCCTTCTTCCTCGGCGAAGGCCACCACGTCGACGTGATACGGCAGGCGGATGCCGGCCTGGTTGAGCGCGCCGATCACGGCGATCGGCAGCAGGATGCCAAGCCGGCCGTCATAGCGTCCGCCATTGCGCACGGTGTCGAAATGCGAGCCGGTCAGCAGCACGCGCGCGTCGCCGACCGCCGGATCGGCGGCATAGCGGCCGATCACATTGCCGATGGCATCGATGCGCACCTGCATGCCGGCGGCTTCCATCCACTGCGCCAGCAGGGCCTGCGCGGCGCGGTGGGCGGGCGTCAGGTAGGCGCAGGTCAGGCCGCCCTCCATGTCGGAGAAACGGGCGAGTTCGTCGGCATGGGCGAGGATGGTGTCGCCGAGGGAGGCGGAGGTCTGCGTCATGGCGGTACGGCTTGGGACAGGTGATCGGAAAAGGCGGAGCGGTCGGCGCGC
This Cupriavidus nantongensis DNA region includes the following protein-coding sequences:
- a CDS encoding Zn-dependent hydrolase produces the protein MTQTSASLGDTILAHADELARFSDMEGGLTCAYLTPAHRAAQALLAQWMEAAGMQVRIDAIGNVIGRYAADPAVGDARVLLTGSHFDTVRNGGRYDGRLGILLPIAVIGALNQAGIRLPYHVDVVAFAEEEGLRFKTSFLASSVLAGRFDAALLERQDADGITLREALAASGLPGAGALQALRDAALDPASLLGFVEVHIEQGPVLLHHGLPLGVVTQIAGSSRFSVRVEGLASHAGTTPMSMRRDAAAGAAEMILLVEQRCAAAPTLVGTVGQVQVPNGSSNVIPAACTFSMDIRAGEDAIREAAIADIVAGIAQIAERRGLSAQVERVPPVNNAPCARWLMDQFGAVLKKRGLQAFELPSGAGHDAMMMQRVTDVAMLFVRCGNGGISHNPLETITAEDAQLAAEVFVDFLRHFQPRG